One window of the Methanomassiliicoccaceae archaeon DOK genome contains the following:
- a CDS encoding LysR family transcriptional regulator, with the protein MDTNIQKFQAFVKTVDLGSFTKAAEALSCSQSGISRMIGDLEKEWGVILLERGRTGIRLTPDGARLLPEARALCDSYDRLQSSVDEINGIHSGIIRIGSLSSVATHWLPRIFGRFLTDYPDVKYEVLLGDYAEIENWIVEGRVDFGFLRIPTVRNLDTTFLSRDPLMAVLPNGHPLAELDVVPIEDLCREDFILVEKKSRSDAGELLKQHGLQPNVRFKTWDDNTVLAVVEAGYGVTILSDLILRRNPFDVEIRPLDVPAYRDIGIAMRDHETISAAVRRFLGYLPLRDDMVDNFLAGMGEAFRARTLPGDIPGTDGKDL; encoded by the coding sequence ATGGACACCAACATCCAGAAGTTCCAGGCTTTCGTGAAGACCGTCGACCTTGGAAGTTTCACCAAGGCGGCCGAGGCCCTGTCCTGCTCCCAGTCCGGCATCAGCCGCATGATAGGCGACCTCGAGAAGGAGTGGGGCGTGATTCTTCTGGAGCGCGGCAGGACGGGGATACGCCTGACCCCGGACGGCGCCAGGCTGCTGCCGGAGGCCAGGGCGCTCTGCGACTCGTACGACCGGCTGCAGTCCAGCGTGGACGAGATCAACGGCATCCACTCCGGGATCATAAGGATCGGCAGCCTGTCGAGCGTCGCCACGCACTGGCTACCGAGGATATTCGGGAGGTTCCTGACGGACTACCCCGACGTGAAGTACGAGGTGCTCCTCGGCGACTACGCGGAGATCGAGAACTGGATCGTCGAGGGCAGGGTGGACTTCGGCTTCCTCCGCATCCCGACCGTCCGCAACCTGGACACGACGTTCCTCTCACGCGATCCGCTGATGGCGGTCCTCCCCAATGGACATCCGCTGGCGGAGCTCGACGTCGTCCCGATCGAGGATCTCTGCAGGGAGGACTTCATCCTCGTCGAGAAGAAGTCCAGGTCGGACGCCGGCGAGCTCCTGAAGCAGCACGGCCTCCAGCCCAACGTCCGCTTCAAGACGTGGGACGACAACACGGTCCTGGCCGTCGTCGAGGCGGGATACGGCGTCACCATCCTCTCTGATCTGATACTCAGGAGGAACCCGTTCGACGTAGAGATCCGCCCGCTGGACGTCCCGGCTTACAGGGACATCGGGATCGCCATGCGCGACCACGAGACGATCTCCGCGGCGGTTCGCAGGTTCCTCGGGTACCTTCCTCTGCGGGACGACATGGTGGACAACTTCCTGGCCGGGATGGGTGAGGCCTTCCGCGCCCGCACGCTTCCGGGGGACATCCCGGGAACCGACGGGAAGGACCTGTGA
- a CDS encoding DNA topoisomerase IV subunit A, which produces MTTNENRQQLAQESLTGVVERIYDQLDGGQIPTMELPLRSKRNIEFDPQHNVWKYGDLKTSRSAKTVNGAVMMLRTVYTADFINEMIRENKSSTLREMYYISEGWNNAKFHTQDESNLLAEDLETITHCMREDFKLRPEESGAHVYGDVNFTTMTKKGMKTMNCVDDVSEAGFAVPYKVEEDTFQIDPGNAKFVMAIETGGMYARLIENGFPEKYDCVLVHLSGQPARSTRRLIKRMNEEHNLPVTVFTDGDPWSFRIYASVAYGAIKTAHISEYLATPTAQFIGVTASDILNYDLPTDKLNDKDVGALNAELSDPRFTDEFWVNEIQAMLGMGKKSEQQALAKYGLDYVTDTYLPEKLTDMGIL; this is translated from the coding sequence TTGACGACGAATGAGAACAGACAGCAGCTCGCCCAGGAGAGTCTCACCGGCGTGGTCGAGAGGATCTACGACCAGCTGGACGGCGGGCAGATCCCCACCATGGAGCTCCCCCTGAGGTCCAAGAGGAACATCGAGTTCGACCCGCAGCACAACGTCTGGAAGTACGGGGACCTCAAGACGTCCCGTTCCGCCAAGACGGTCAACGGGGCGGTCATGATGCTCAGGACCGTTTACACCGCGGACTTCATCAACGAGATGATCCGCGAGAACAAGTCGTCCACCCTGAGGGAGATGTACTACATCTCCGAGGGATGGAACAACGCCAAGTTCCACACCCAGGACGAGAGCAACCTGCTCGCGGAGGATCTGGAGACCATCACGCACTGCATGAGGGAGGACTTCAAGCTCCGTCCGGAGGAGTCCGGTGCCCACGTCTACGGCGACGTCAACTTCACGACCATGACGAAGAAGGGCATGAAGACGATGAACTGCGTTGACGACGTGTCCGAGGCGGGGTTCGCCGTCCCGTACAAGGTCGAGGAGGACACCTTCCAGATCGATCCCGGGAACGCGAAGTTCGTCATGGCAATCGAGACAGGAGGTATGTACGCCAGGCTGATCGAGAACGGGTTCCCCGAGAAGTACGACTGCGTGCTCGTGCACCTGTCCGGACAGCCCGCCAGGTCCACCAGGCGCCTCATCAAGAGGATGAACGAGGAGCACAACCTCCCAGTCACGGTCTTCACCGACGGCGACCCCTGGTCGTTCAGGATCTACGCGTCCGTCGCGTACGGCGCCATCAAGACCGCGCACATCTCCGAGTACCTCGCGACGCCCACCGCGCAGTTCATCGGCGTCACCGCGTCGGACATCCTGAACTACGACCTGCCGACCGACAAGCTCAACGACAAGGACGTCGGCGCACTCAACGCCGAGCTCTCCGACCCCAGGTTCACCGACGAGTTCTGGGTCAACGAGATCCAGGCGATGCTCGGCATGGGCAAGAAGTCTGAGCAGCAGGCGCTGGCGAAGTACGGTCTGGACTACGTCACGGACACGTACCTGCCGGAGAAGCTCACGGACATGGGCATACTCTGA
- a CDS encoding epoxyqueuosine reductase has product MDLDVRELLTDTIKRYLDRYCDENGFDPVWGDPLVGFADARSPLFQDLRTVVHPDHLMPEDILPGATIVVSYYIPYDRDLAKGNISGNTASTEWAFAYALTTSIIDDLADTVATDVRALDFEAEFPTPEQYDRIEGDIVSRWSQRHVAYIAGLGAFGKNNMLITDRGCCGRFYSVVTNLDVEPDAPVEGERCLFKIDGSCGACMRKCRSKALTPGGYDRWACDRYGDASRATYNGLYACGKCIVGMPCSFRDPSA; this is encoded by the coding sequence ATGGATCTGGATGTGAGGGAGCTTCTGACGGACACTATCAAGAGGTACCTGGACAGGTACTGCGACGAGAACGGGTTCGACCCGGTCTGGGGGGACCCGCTGGTCGGGTTCGCCGACGCGAGGTCGCCGCTGTTCCAGGATCTCAGGACGGTCGTCCATCCGGACCACCTCATGCCGGAGGACATCCTGCCCGGGGCGACCATCGTCGTCTCGTACTACATCCCGTACGACAGGGATCTGGCGAAGGGGAACATCTCCGGGAACACCGCGTCCACCGAGTGGGCGTTCGCCTACGCCCTCACGACCAGCATCATCGACGACCTGGCGGACACGGTCGCCACGGACGTCAGGGCGCTGGACTTCGAGGCCGAGTTCCCCACGCCGGAGCAGTACGACCGCATCGAGGGGGACATCGTCAGCAGGTGGTCCCAGAGGCATGTGGCGTACATCGCGGGGCTGGGGGCCTTCGGCAAGAACAACATGCTCATCACCGACCGCGGCTGCTGCGGCAGGTTCTACTCCGTCGTCACGAACCTCGACGTGGAGCCGGACGCCCCGGTCGAGGGCGAGCGCTGCCTCTTCAAGATCGACGGGTCGTGCGGAGCCTGCATGAGGAAGTGCAGGAGCAAGGCCCTCACGCCCGGAGGGTACGACCGCTGGGCCTGCGACAGGTACGGCGACGCCTCCAGGGCGACCTACAACGGACTGTACGCGTGCGGGAAGTGCATCGTTGGCATGCCCTGCTCGTTCAGGGACCCTTCGGCGTGA
- a CDS encoding DNA topoisomerase VI subunit B: MPSEEVSNGDAAPKKKTATAVKLASKQQEISVTEFFEKNKQILGFDSRSKSLLMGIKEAVDNSLDACEEAGFLPDIQVVIERLNDEDYRISIEDNGPGIVHKMMPNVFGRLLYGSRFHALRQSRGQQGIGISATVMYGNITTGKPAHVISKIEGDDEVAWGMDIVIDTKTNRPIVTNDKAFTWEGKEHGTKIEYTIKGRYITGKQSVFEYLKDTAIVNPHAEITFHDPDGTKYVFERATDIMPPRPKEIKPHPEGMEIGDLLKYASNSAQKSVRAFLKNDFSRITDRLATEILEKSKVDGDKKPEKITREDAIAMLAAIKTVKIMAPPTDCLSPIGDTLIKKGLMHVLDGLRPDYYATPVTRSPKAVNGNPFIVEAGIVYGGDIPSDSQVQILRFANRVPLLYQQGACAITKAISEMDWRRYGLEQRGGKGIPFGPAIILVHVASTKVPFTSEGKEAIASFPELQSEIGLALRLCARNLKSHLNKLERKKKTHAKFEIVQEILPDMAQKAAAHLNRPVPNLDMTITRIMNVVWVEPSVKKLDKKTREVTYTVYNYTNLPRSFRLHAQLPKEAVNLTLFANPMFIDMNDEGKANWEVTDLQPSKHIDVVFELKGDMADTFDAEDIYFSGLNPAMVMGADMLPGDWGIKGMEIIQTDEGDYVEDEEEETMEAEDLDDE; encoded by the coding sequence ATGCCCTCGGAAGAAGTTTCTAACGGAGACGCCGCTCCCAAGAAGAAGACGGCGACGGCTGTGAAGCTGGCCAGCAAGCAGCAGGAGATCTCGGTCACCGAGTTCTTCGAGAAGAACAAGCAGATCCTCGGGTTCGACTCCCGCTCCAAGTCCCTGCTCATGGGCATCAAGGAGGCGGTGGACAACTCCCTGGACGCCTGCGAGGAGGCGGGGTTCCTGCCCGACATCCAGGTCGTCATAGAGCGGCTCAACGACGAGGACTACAGGATATCCATCGAGGACAACGGTCCCGGGATCGTCCACAAGATGATGCCCAACGTGTTCGGGCGCCTGCTCTACGGGTCCAGGTTCCACGCCCTCAGGCAGTCCAGGGGACAGCAGGGTATCGGGATATCCGCGACCGTGATGTACGGCAACATCACCACCGGCAAGCCGGCCCACGTCATCTCCAAGATCGAGGGCGACGACGAGGTCGCCTGGGGCATGGACATCGTCATCGACACCAAGACGAACCGCCCCATCGTGACCAACGACAAGGCGTTCACGTGGGAGGGCAAGGAGCACGGGACCAAGATCGAGTACACGATCAAGGGCAGGTACATCACCGGGAAGCAGTCCGTGTTCGAGTACCTGAAGGACACGGCCATCGTGAACCCCCACGCCGAGATAACTTTCCACGACCCCGACGGCACCAAGTACGTTTTCGAGAGGGCCACGGACATCATGCCCCCGAGGCCGAAGGAGATCAAGCCCCATCCCGAGGGCATGGAGATCGGGGACCTCCTCAAGTACGCCTCGAATTCCGCGCAGAAGTCCGTCAGGGCGTTCCTCAAGAACGACTTCTCGAGGATCACCGACAGGCTCGCCACCGAGATCCTGGAGAAGTCCAAGGTGGACGGCGACAAGAAGCCGGAGAAGATCACCAGGGAGGACGCCATAGCGATGCTGGCCGCCATCAAGACGGTCAAGATCATGGCCCCTCCGACGGACTGCCTGTCGCCGATCGGGGACACCCTGATCAAGAAGGGTCTGATGCACGTGCTGGACGGGCTCAGGCCCGACTACTACGCCACGCCGGTCACCCGCTCCCCGAAGGCGGTCAACGGCAACCCGTTCATCGTCGAGGCCGGCATCGTCTACGGCGGGGACATCCCGTCCGACAGCCAGGTCCAGATCCTCAGGTTCGCCAACCGCGTCCCGCTGCTTTACCAGCAGGGCGCATGCGCCATCACGAAGGCCATCTCCGAGATGGACTGGAGGAGGTACGGGCTGGAGCAGAGGGGAGGCAAGGGCATCCCCTTCGGACCCGCGATCATCCTGGTCCACGTGGCGTCGACAAAGGTCCCGTTCACCTCCGAGGGCAAGGAGGCGATCGCGTCCTTCCCCGAGCTGCAGAGCGAGATCGGCCTCGCGCTGAGGCTCTGCGCCAGGAACCTCAAGAGCCACCTCAACAAGCTGGAGAGGAAGAAGAAGACCCACGCGAAGTTCGAGATCGTCCAGGAGATCCTCCCGGACATGGCCCAGAAGGCGGCGGCGCACCTCAACAGGCCGGTCCCCAACCTGGACATGACGATCACCAGGATCATGAACGTGGTCTGGGTCGAGCCCTCGGTCAAGAAGCTCGACAAGAAGACCCGCGAGGTCACGTACACGGTTTACAACTACACCAACCTCCCGCGCAGCTTCAGACTCCACGCCCAGCTGCCCAAGGAGGCCGTCAACCTGACCCTGTTCGCCAATCCGATGTTCATCGACATGAACGACGAGGGCAAGGCGAACTGGGAGGTGACCGACCTGCAGCCGTCGAAGCACATCGACGTGGTCTTCGAGCTGAAGGGCGACATGGCGGACACCTTCGACGCCGAGGACATCTACTTCTCCGGGCTCAACCCGGCGATGGTCATGGGCGCCGACATGCTCCCCGGCGACTGGGGAATCAAAGGCATGGAGATCATCCAGACCGACGAGGGCGACTACGTCGAGGACGAGGAGGAAGAGACGATGGAGGCTGAAGACCTTGACGACGAATGA
- a CDS encoding isocitrate/isopropylmalate dehydrogenase family protein — protein sequence MVDEKAIQVAQEKFGALVRKQLERVEKLKAEDGPIDYSKLDKLIIGVCGGDGIGPYICASAQKVMEFLLADKIAAGKVEIRQIDGLTIERRAEVMKAIPDDTLEELKKCHVILKGPTTTPAKGDPWPNIESANVAMRKELDLFANVRPVSVPELGIDWTFFRENTEGSYALGSDGFFVSDDLAMDFCVATHQGTERIIRAGFEHAKKTGKNYVSIIVKANIIKTTDGLFVDLADKIAKDYPEVKHDVWFVDITTAKLIDPARRSDFKVFVLPNLYGDIITDEAAQIQGGVGTAGSANIGNRYAMFEAIHGSAPRMVTEGRAQYADPCSMIKAVALMMNHIGESEKGRKLEMALDICTQFEKKLVMTGRSTGATGDEFAQYVLDTIQRPDLEQAWQGYVDAAIAKAKN from the coding sequence ATGGTCGACGAGAAAGCTATTCAGGTCGCGCAGGAGAAATTCGGCGCACTCGTCAGAAAGCAGCTCGAGAGGGTCGAGAAACTGAAGGCCGAGGATGGCCCCATCGACTACTCCAAGCTGGACAAGCTCATCATCGGTGTCTGCGGCGGAGACGGGATCGGACCCTACATCTGCGCTTCGGCCCAGAAGGTCATGGAGTTCCTCCTGGCGGACAAGATCGCCGCCGGGAAGGTCGAGATCAGGCAGATCGACGGCCTGACTATCGAGAGGAGGGCCGAGGTCATGAAGGCCATCCCCGACGACACCCTCGAGGAGCTCAAGAAATGTCACGTCATCCTCAAGGGACCCACCACGACCCCCGCCAAGGGCGACCCCTGGCCGAACATCGAGTCGGCCAACGTCGCGATGAGGAAGGAGCTGGACCTGTTCGCCAACGTCAGGCCCGTGTCCGTCCCCGAGCTCGGCATCGACTGGACCTTCTTCAGGGAGAACACCGAGGGATCCTACGCCCTGGGAAGCGACGGTTTCTTCGTGTCCGACGACCTGGCGATGGACTTCTGCGTGGCCACCCACCAGGGTACCGAGAGGATCATCCGCGCCGGATTCGAGCACGCCAAGAAGACCGGCAAGAACTACGTGTCCATCATCGTCAAGGCCAACATCATCAAGACCACCGACGGACTGTTCGTCGACCTGGCCGACAAGATCGCTAAGGACTACCCCGAGGTCAAGCACGACGTCTGGTTCGTGGACATCACCACAGCCAAGCTGATCGACCCCGCCAGGAGGAGCGATTTCAAGGTCTTCGTCCTGCCCAACCTGTACGGCGACATCATCACCGACGAGGCCGCCCAGATCCAGGGAGGAGTCGGAACTGCCGGTTCCGCCAACATCGGAAACAGGTACGCCATGTTCGAGGCCATCCACGGCTCCGCGCCCAGGATGGTCACCGAGGGACGCGCCCAGTACGCCGACCCCTGCAGCATGATCAAGGCCGTCGCCCTCATGATGAACCACATCGGCGAGTCCGAGAAGGGAAGGAAGCTCGAGATGGCCCTGGACATCTGTACCCAGTTCGAGAAGAAGCTGGTCATGACCGGAAGGTCCACCGGAGCCACAGGCGACGAGTTCGCCCAGTACGTCCTCGACACCATCCAGCGCCCCGACCTCGAGCAGGCCTGGCAGGGATACGTCGACGCGGCGATTGCCAAGGCGAAGAACTGA
- a CDS encoding valine--tRNA ligase translates to MAQYDSSSIEKRWEEMWKKEEIYRFDPKSDKPVFSIDNPPRYTSGSLHLGHATGYSLIDFAARYKRMRGYNVFFPLCFDVNGTPIEVKVEKKHGITKLDTPRQEYRRLCEEYANGFIEEMTHHFEILGESMDPSIYYQTDAPYYRRITQLSFVELFNRGLVYKANFPVNWCPGCMTALADAEVEYRDNVNKLNYIKFQIEGEDGYVLIATTRPELLCTCKAVAVHPDDKEKAGLVGKTLIAPLFGKRVKVIADPKVQMDYGTGTVMICTIGDKDDLEWVMKYHFEMEKGIDERGRMTELAGKYAGMPVLEAREAAIQDLKDQGILVKQEDNPQQVSICWRCHTPIEYLQVPQWFLKTTDFKDVILQRAKEINWFPEFMRIRLEDWTNSLEWDWVLSRQRIFATPIPVWECEKCGHAVCATKEMCYCDPTLDAPPVDKCPVCGGKLVGCTDVFDTWMDSSGSSLYNTFWERDPELHKKLFPMSLRPQSHDIIRTWAFYSILRAEQIEHSIPWENIMIHGFIMAPDGTPMHSSIGNVIDPIPILENYGADALRYYAATCSLGIDHAFREKDVVRGRKLCNKVFNIGQFVGRFFENVPADMPQLRTSDRWILSKYSRTVRAVTDYFEVYQFDKAMKEVEGFIWHELADNYIEMVKGRSDDAVRWTLYTVFLGSLKMLAPFMPHVTEDVYQERFKAIDGNRSIHLTSWPEPVLEDEEAERAGELLSDVLAAVRAWKSEKKVPLNAEMAMIELVGADAEMLGSTKDDIAETTKAKEVVIAPEAQLTEEVVGVKPVHAKLGPAFKAQAKAIVSAVAAMAPADAAAALADGAVEIDIDGEKVSVGAEFFELDKRLMLDGKAVETIQVGNVLILIEL, encoded by the coding sequence ATGGCACAGTACGACTCTTCATCCATCGAGAAACGCTGGGAGGAGATGTGGAAGAAGGAGGAGATCTACCGCTTCGACCCCAAATCCGACAAGCCAGTCTTCAGCATCGACAACCCGCCGAGGTACACGTCCGGATCGCTCCACCTGGGGCACGCCACCGGGTACTCCCTCATCGACTTCGCGGCCCGCTACAAGAGGATGCGCGGGTACAACGTGTTCTTCCCCCTCTGCTTCGACGTCAACGGGACGCCGATCGAGGTCAAGGTCGAGAAGAAGCACGGCATCACGAAGCTGGACACGCCCAGGCAGGAGTACAGGAGGCTCTGCGAGGAGTACGCCAACGGGTTCATCGAGGAGATGACCCACCACTTCGAGATCCTGGGGGAGAGCATGGACCCCAGCATCTACTACCAGACCGACGCCCCCTACTACAGGAGGATCACCCAGCTCTCGTTCGTGGAGCTGTTCAACAGGGGCCTCGTCTACAAGGCGAACTTCCCCGTCAACTGGTGCCCTGGGTGCATGACCGCCCTCGCCGACGCGGAGGTCGAGTACAGGGACAACGTCAACAAGCTCAACTACATCAAGTTCCAGATCGAGGGCGAGGACGGATACGTCCTCATCGCCACCACCAGGCCGGAGCTGCTCTGCACATGCAAGGCGGTCGCCGTCCACCCGGACGACAAGGAGAAGGCCGGGCTCGTGGGCAAGACCCTCATCGCGCCCCTCTTCGGCAAGAGGGTCAAGGTCATCGCCGACCCCAAGGTCCAGATGGACTACGGTACCGGAACTGTCATGATATGCACCATCGGGGACAAGGACGACCTCGAGTGGGTCATGAAGTACCACTTCGAGATGGAGAAGGGCATCGACGAGCGCGGCAGGATGACCGAGCTCGCCGGGAAGTACGCCGGCATGCCCGTCCTCGAGGCCAGGGAGGCGGCGATCCAGGACCTGAAGGACCAGGGCATCCTCGTCAAGCAGGAGGACAACCCCCAGCAGGTCTCCATCTGCTGGAGGTGCCACACGCCCATCGAGTACCTGCAGGTCCCCCAGTGGTTCCTCAAGACCACCGACTTCAAGGACGTCATCCTGCAGAGGGCGAAGGAGATCAACTGGTTCCCCGAGTTCATGAGGATCAGGCTCGAGGACTGGACCAACTCCCTCGAGTGGGACTGGGTCCTGAGCAGGCAGAGGATCTTCGCCACGCCCATCCCCGTCTGGGAGTGCGAGAAGTGCGGCCACGCCGTCTGCGCCACCAAGGAGATGTGCTACTGCGACCCCACCCTCGACGCGCCCCCGGTCGACAAGTGCCCCGTGTGCGGAGGCAAGCTGGTCGGATGCACCGACGTCTTCGACACCTGGATGGACTCCTCCGGATCGTCTCTGTACAACACGTTCTGGGAGAGGGACCCCGAGCTCCACAAGAAGCTGTTCCCCATGTCCCTGAGGCCCCAGTCCCACGACATCATCAGGACCTGGGCGTTCTACTCCATCCTCAGGGCGGAGCAGATCGAGCATTCGATCCCCTGGGAGAACATCATGATCCACGGGTTCATCATGGCCCCCGACGGCACCCCCATGCACTCGTCCATCGGGAACGTCATCGACCCCATACCGATCCTCGAGAACTACGGCGCCGACGCGCTCAGGTACTACGCGGCCACCTGCTCCCTCGGAATCGACCACGCCTTCAGGGAGAAGGACGTCGTCCGCGGCAGGAAGCTGTGCAACAAGGTGTTCAACATCGGCCAGTTCGTCGGGAGGTTCTTCGAGAACGTGCCCGCCGACATGCCCCAGCTGAGGACCTCCGACAGGTGGATCCTCTCCAAGTACTCCAGGACCGTCAGGGCCGTCACAGACTACTTCGAGGTCTACCAGTTCGACAAGGCCATGAAGGAGGTCGAGGGATTCATCTGGCACGAGCTCGCCGACAACTACATCGAGATGGTCAAGGGAAGGAGCGACGACGCCGTCAGGTGGACCCTGTACACCGTGTTCCTCGGCAGCCTGAAGATGCTCGCCCCGTTCATGCCCCACGTGACCGAGGACGTCTACCAGGAGAGGTTCAAGGCCATCGACGGGAACAGGAGCATCCATCTCACATCATGGCCCGAGCCCGTCCTCGAGGACGAGGAGGCCGAGAGGGCAGGGGAGCTCCTGTCCGACGTCCTCGCCGCCGTCCGCGCCTGGAAATCCGAGAAGAAGGTCCCGCTCAACGCCGAGATGGCGATGATCGAGCTGGTCGGAGCCGACGCGGAGATGCTGGGGTCCACCAAGGACGACATCGCCGAGACCACGAAGGCCAAGGAGGTCGTCATCGCCCCCGAGGCACAGCTGACCGAGGAGGTCGTCGGGGTCAAGCCGGTCCATGCCAAGCTCGGACCCGCGTTCAAGGCCCAGGCCAAGGCCATCGTGTCCGCCGTCGCCGCCATGGCACCCGCGGACGCCGCCGCGGCTCTGGCTGACGGTGCGGTCGAGATCGACATCGACGGGGAGAAGGTCTCCGTCGGAGCCGAGTTCTTCGAGCTGGACAAGCGCCTCATGCTGGACGGTAAGGCGGTCGAGACCATCCAGGTCGGAAACGTGCTGATCCTGATCGAGCTCTGA